CTTGCAAGGCCCGGCTAAAACCCGACATATCATGAATTTGCTTCATTACCCGAAATTTTTCGGCTGCATCGTTCTGAAATACCTCTTTTTCATTTCCGTTAAGCATTAAGCGTGCCGTGATTCCCTGCTTATAAAACGCCCTGGTGATTTTCTTTTTCTCACCATTCATATAGACGGCATGTGAACTGATTTCTTTCACAGCCCTGCGAATGAAAGGACGGATCTGGGCCGCTTCGAGCTGTCCATTCCGCGGCGGCTGACGAAGGATTCCTGCCCTGTCTATAACTGCTCCATTTTCATAGACCGCTTCATTGCCGTTTCTGACTTCAACCAACCTCTCTCTTGGATAAGAAGGGATGCCGTTTACCGATTCCCTGTTGAACGTTTCATTTATTGCCTGCAGCTGGCTCCCGATCACCTGCTGTTCATATATGGAGGAAAAATCCGTTTCATTTTCAGCCCTGCCTTTTTCAAACATTTTCACCTCTTTTATACCAGCCGGGCCGGTTTCATTTTCATAAGCCTGCTGTCCGCAGCCGGCAGCTAAACTTAAAAGCACTGCAGTTAAAAGTCCCTTTACCGTATTTTTGTTCATTTCCCTTCACCTGCTTTCTTCGCGTTTTTATGATAGTTTGAAATCAGCCGGCAGGTTTTATTCACATAAAGGGTACATTAAAAGAACATCGTACGCGAAGGAGTGTTGTTATGCATTTCTTTGAACAGCCGACCCTTCAGCTGGCCCGCAGCCTGCTCGGGAAGACATTGATCCATAAGACAGATGAAGGAGTAACTTCGGGACGGATTGTTGAAACAGAAGCGTATATGGGGCCTGAAGACAAAGGTGCCCATTCATTTGGAAACAGAAAAACAGACCGGACAAAGGTGATGTACGAAAGAGCCGGCCTTGCGTATTTGTTCAGGATTTATGGAATGCACCTTTGTTTTAATGTAGTCAGCGGCCCTCCCGGAAAACCGGAAGCAATATTGATCAGGGCGCTAGAACCCGTTGACGGTCTTCGTCTGATGGCTAAACGGCGAGGCATGGAACTTACGGATGAAGAAGGGGCATTGCCCGCCCGGAAACTCGCCAATCTGACAAATGGGCCGGGCAAACTTTCAATGGCACTTGGATTGAGCATGGATTTGTATGGAAATGATCTCACTACTCCGCCGCTGTGGATTGATTTCACCGCTGGCCAGCCAGATGCCCGGCAAATCGTTGAAGGGCCCAGAATCAATATCGATTACGCAGAAGAGTATACTGCTGTACCCTGGAGATTCTGGATAAAAGATAATCCGTTCGTTTCAAAAGTGGCAAGAAAATATACTGCGCACCTGGATTAAAATAAGCAGGCGGATTAATCGCCCGCCTGCTTGTGTCCAGATTCAGAAAGGAGAATCTTCGGCTCTGTTTTCCAAGACCCCGATGCTTTCAATATGCTGCTTCGTTTCCGGTTTCCCCAGTTTGTGGATCATTCCGTAGATTGCCCTCAGCCGCTCGTCATATCCATCGTTTTCACGGTCGAGATGATACTCAAGGTATGGAAGGTGGGCCCTGATAAAAGCACCCCAGTCTTTTGACGTCCTTCCATCGAATAAATCCTGCAGCAAAGTTATATCCTCTTCAGTCGCTTCAATTTCAAAATCGTAGGGCGTCGCCGTTTGTATCGGAAGGATATCGCCGCTGCCGATTGCGACATAATACGTTTGTTTTTCCATCATTCCAGCTCCTTTTCATAAAGGTCTGATGGTTTTAATCTGTTACAACCACCTTGAAAATATACAGCGTCCGGCTTCGGCGTGATTTTCATTTCACTTATCCAAACCGTATCCCTTTTTTTATTGCTGAAAGCGGGTATACTGAACGTAAAAGCCCTTGATATGTATTGTTTTGGATATAGATGCGCCGGGTATGACCTATTTTAGGAGGGATAAAGTGAAATTAGTCGATGATCTTTTCAATAGATACCGCTACCATCTTTCAGGTGATGAAGAGGATGCCAACATCATCACATTTGCAGTCCTCGAACAAATGGACAGAGACGACTTGCTGGATCTTATAGAAGAAATGGATGAACAGGAATTATACGATATGGTAGGCCTTTATATGCTCGAGACGTTAAAGCAGAAAATGGGAGCACGCGAATTGGAAAGCTCAATGCTTTTCAGACGGCTCCATTAAGAACATCAGCACCACACGTGTCCAATTAAACTCAACCGGTATTCGGTATGAAAGCCGTATACTATTTCGGACTCAGTACAGCGAATCTGCCACGATTCTTTTATCCATAAAAAAACCGCCGCTTATTACGGTAGAGTGGTTCAGTTATTGTGGAGAAAACTTGAAATACCGCACTTAGTAAAAATTGAATCAACAGGTTAAATCGCACAATATACAGTACAAAAAGCTCAGAACACTGAGCTTTTTGTATAAGAAGTTATTCGAATAAAGCATCCTTTAATGGAAGTAAATCCTGCTCCTAAAATTGCATTTTAGGACTGGGAGTCGATTTCCGCTGCTGGGACTCACTTTCACTACATGCACAAGTGCGACATCCATTCCTGCTTCCATAGGAGAGAGACGGAAAATGGTCTGGGTTTGAGGGCAGAGCACTGAATTACTGTTCAGTGCCTGAATTGTCGGCTTTCTCTCATTTATAGGCATGGAAATCGGGATTCCATACCTATATTTTGGTCATTCAGCTGTTTATAGGCACTGAGCCAAGGATGTTCCCGGGGCGCCTGCGGAATACGGCTGCCTGGACTCAAAAACAGTGCCTGTTGACTTTACGGCAAGGTTTTTTGTCTTATTAAGCCATCATATTCTTTATAATTTCGATTGTCTTATCAATATCCGTGCGGTTCACATCATAATGGGTGGTAAGCCGGACTGTGTAAGGGCCAAAGCCACCGGAAAGCACCCCTTCGCTTTTCAGCTTTTCAACAAAATCCGAAGACGTCATACCGGCTTCTTTCACATTGATGAGGACAATGTTCGTCTCCACGTCGTTTTCAATTTCAAGACCTTCTATTTCGGCTATTCCACGGGCTAAAACCGCAGCATTTTCATGGTCTTCTGTCAGCCGTTCCGTCATTTCCGTGAGAGCGACAAGGCCGGGAGCGGCTATAACTCCGACCTGACGAAGCCCGCCGCCAAGCCGCTTCCGCCATTTTCTCGCCTCTTCAATAAATGAACGGCTCCCTGCAATGATTGAACCGACAGGAGCACCGAGACCTTTGGAAAGGCAAAACTGGACCGTATCCGTATATTGGGCAATTTTCTTTACAGGGACATCAAGAGCCGCCGCTGCGTTAAAAAGTCTTGCCCCATCCAAATGGATCGGAATGGTGTGTTTCCCTGCGATATGTTTTATTGCCTCCATATTTGCAAGCGGTACAACTGCACCTCCAGCCCGGTTATGGGTATTTTCCAGCAAAATCAAACCGGTTTCCGGCATATGTATATCTTCAGGCCGAATGGCCGCTTCCACTTCTGCCGGATCCATCGCTCCTTTTTCACCATTGATTGTCCGCGGCTGAACACCTGCGAATGCTGAAATGGCAGCCCCTTCATAATAAAAAATGTGGGATTCCGCTTCGAGGATCACTTCGTCAGCTGGCCGGCAATGGGTCAATACTGCAATTTGGTTCCCCTGTGTACCGCTTGTAACAAATAGTGCTGCCTCTTTTCCAAGCATTTCTGCCGCTTTCTCTTCCAGTTTTATGACAGTTGGATCTTCACCATACACATCATCTCCGACCTCGGCCTCATAGCTGGCCCTGCGCATGTTTTCAGTCGGTTTTGTAACTGTATCACTTCGTAAATCAATCACTCATAGTCCCCCTTAATCCACTTTTATTCAAGTATATCAGGAAAAAGAAATGCTGTAATGGACATAATAGCCCGCATGCCCCCCTCTATCTGCTCCTCTTCCTTCGCACTACCGGCATTTCCGCATCAATAGGGTTCTGCTCTGGCTATTCGCATGGATGAAGTCCTGACTCACATCCATTATATTGCAGAGGAACCGGTTACTAAACAGGATGCGCGTCCGGAGAGGCTTGTTCAGTGAAAATGGATAAAATGTTAATTCAGTATGAACCTATTGTAAAAAAGCAGCTTATCTCCTTAAATAACGATTTTCACCGGGATGATTTGTATCAGGTCGGAATGATCGGACTCTGGGAGGCAATCGAACGTTTTGACGAGGAGAAAGGA
This is a stretch of genomic DNA from Bacillus marinisedimentorum. It encodes these proteins:
- a CDS encoding DUF6154 family protein; amino-acid sequence: MKLVDDLFNRYRYHLSGDEEDANIITFAVLEQMDRDDLLDLIEEMDEQELYDMVGLYMLETLKQKMGARELESSMLFRRLH
- a CDS encoding DNA-3-methyladenine glycosylase translates to MHFFEQPTLQLARSLLGKTLIHKTDEGVTSGRIVETEAYMGPEDKGAHSFGNRKTDRTKVMYERAGLAYLFRIYGMHLCFNVVSGPPGKPEAILIRALEPVDGLRLMAKRRGMELTDEEGALPARKLANLTNGPGKLSMALGLSMDLYGNDLTTPPLWIDFTAGQPDARQIVEGPRINIDYAEEYTAVPWRFWIKDNPFVSKVARKYTAHLD
- a CDS encoding hydrolase; protein product: MEKQTYYVAIGSGDILPIQTATPYDFEIEATEEDITLLQDLFDGRTSKDWGAFIRAHLPYLEYHLDRENDGYDERLRAIYGMIHKLGKPETKQHIESIGVLENRAEDSPF
- the ltaE gene encoding low-specificity L-threonine aldolase, translating into MIDLRSDTVTKPTENMRRASYEAEVGDDVYGEDPTVIKLEEKAAEMLGKEAALFVTSGTQGNQIAVLTHCRPADEVILEAESHIFYYEGAAISAFAGVQPRTINGEKGAMDPAEVEAAIRPEDIHMPETGLILLENTHNRAGGAVVPLANMEAIKHIAGKHTIPIHLDGARLFNAAAALDVPVKKIAQYTDTVQFCLSKGLGAPVGSIIAGSRSFIEEARKWRKRLGGGLRQVGVIAAPGLVALTEMTERLTEDHENAAVLARGIAEIEGLEIENDVETNIVLINVKEAGMTSSDFVEKLKSEGVLSGGFGPYTVRLTTHYDVNRTDIDKTIEIIKNMMA